Part of the Streptomyces sp. HSG2 genome, CAGCTCGCGGTCCTCGTCGACCGCGGACACCGCGAACTGCCCATCCGTGCCGACTATGTCGGAAAGAACCTCCCGACGTCGCTGCGGGAGACGGTCAGGGTGCGGCTCTCCGAAGAGGACGGGCGGGACACGGTGCTGCTGGGCGCCGGTCCCGTGCACCCCCGCGCGCACCTCTAGAGCCCCGGGCCGAGCCCCCGCCGGTGGCCGAAGTGCCCTCGCACGCCCGAATTCTCCTGAATGAACAGCCCTACGGAGCCTGACAGATGCAGCGCCATCTCATCTCGGCCGCCGACCTCACCCTCGACGACGCCGTCCTGATCCTCGACACCGCCGAGGAGATGGCACGCGTCGCCGACCGGCCCATCAAGAAGCTGCCCACCCTGCGCGGTCGCACCGTCGTCAATCTCTTCTTCGAGGATTCCACCCGGACCAGGATCTCTTTCGAGGCAGCGGAGAAACGGCTCTCCGCCGACGTCATCAACTTCTCCGCCAAGGGCTCCAGCGTCTCCAAGGGCGAGTCGTTGAAGGACACCGCCCGGACGCTGGAGGCCATGGGCGTCGACGCGGTCGTCATCCGGCACGGCGCCTCCGGCGCCCCCTACCGGCTCGCCGAGTCGGGCTGGATCGACGCCGCGGTGATCAACGCGGGGGACGGCACCCACCAGCACCCGACGCAGTCGCTGCTGGACGCCTTCACCATGCGGCGGCGCCTGATCGGCCCCGACGTCGGGCTCGGCCGGGACCTCGCGGGGCGACGGGTCACCATCGTCGGCGACATCCTGCACAGCAGGGTCGCCCGGTCGAACGTGGACCTGCTGCACACGCTCGGCGCCGAGGTGACCCTCGTGGCCCCGCCGACGCTGTTGCCGGTCGGGGTGGAGAGCTGGCCGTGCCTGGTCTCCTACGACCTCGACGCCGCCCTTTCCGAGGCCGACGCCGTGATGATGCTGCGGGTCCAGCGGGAACGGATGAACGCCGCGTTCTTCCCGACCGAGCGCGAGTACGCGCGCCGCTACGGACTCGACGCACACCGCATGGCCCGGATGCCGGCGCACGCGATCGTCATGCATCCCGGGCCCATGGTCCGCGGTATGGAGATCACCGCCGAGGTCGCCGATTCCGCCCGCTGCACCGTGGTGGAGCAGGTCGCCAACGGCGTCTCCGTTCGCATGGCCGTGCTCTACCTGTTGCTCGGCGGCAACGAGCCCGCCGTCGCCCCCGCCCGAACCACCGAGGAGAAGTGAGACCATGAGCAAGACCCTGATCCGCGGTGCGCGGGTGCTGGGCGGAGACCCGGGGGACGTCCTCGTCGCGGACGGGACGATCGCGGCCGTCGGACCCGACCTCTCGTCCGACGGGGCCGAGGTCGTCGAGGCCTCCGGTCGAGTCCTGCTGCCCGGTCTCGTCGACCTCCACACGCACCTTCGCGAGCCGGGGCGCGAGGACTCCGAGACGGTGCTCACCGGCACGAGGGCGGCGGCGACCGGCGGATACACCACCGTCTTCGCCATGGCCAACACCTTCCCGGTCGCCGACACGGCCGGCGTCGTCGAACAGGTCTGGCGACTCGGGAGGGAGTCCGGATACTGCGATGTGCGGCCGGTGGGTGCGGTCACGGTCGGTCTGGAGGGCGCCAAACTCGCGGAGCTGGGTGCGATGCACGAGTCTGCGGCGGGCGTCACGGTCTTCTCCGACGACGGCAAGTGCGTTCACGACGCCGTGATCATGCGCCGGGCTCTGGAGTACGTCAAGGCCTTCGACGGCGTCGTGGCCCAGCACGCCCAAGAGCCCCGCCTGACCGAGGGCGCGCAGATGAACGAGGGGATCGTCTCGGCGGAACTGGGGCTCGGCGGCTGGCCTGCCGTGGCCGAGGAGTCGATCATCGCCCGGGACGTCCTGCTCGCCGAGCACGTGGGATCCCGCGTGCACATCTGCCACCTGTCGACCGCCGGATCCGTGGAGATCGTCCGCTGGGCGAAGTCGCGCGGCATCCGGGTCACCGCCGAGGTCACCCCGCATCACCTCCTCCTCACCGACGAGATGGTCCGCACCTACGACCCGAGGTACAAGGTCAACCCGCCGCTGCGCACCGAGCGCGACGTCACGGCGCTGCGCGAGGCGCTCGCCGACGGCACCATCGACATCGTCGCCACCGACCACGCCCCCCACCCCCGGGAGGACAAGGACTGCGAATGGGCCGCCGCCGCCATGGGCATGGTCGGTCTGGAGACGGCCCTGTCGGTGGTCCAGGAGACGATGGTCGAGACGGGTCTGCTCGACTGGGCCGCCGTCGCCGACCGGATGTCCGCGACCCCCGCACGGATCGGGGGGGCCGAGGGTCAGGGACGCCCCGTCGTGGCGGGCGAGCCGGCCAACCTCACTCTGGTCGACCCCGCCCACCGTGGGCCCGTGGACCCGGCGGGCTTCGCCTCCCGCAGCCGCAACACGCCCTACGAGGGGCGCACACTGCCGGGCCGTGTCACCCACACCTGGCTGCGTGGCAAGGCCACGCTCGTCGACGGGAGGCTCACATGACATCGCTCCTGCTGGCCGTCGAGAAGCAGTCGGCGGAGGTGACCGACTGGGCGGCGAGGATCGGCTGGGTGGTCGGCCTGGGCCTGTTCGTCGCCCTCGTCTACTGGCTGATGCGCGAGGGCTGGAAGTGGCGGGGCACGCTCCAGGGAGACCTCCCGGCGCTGCCCGTCGCGCCCGAGAGGAAGGGAGCGGTCAGACTGGTCATGAGCGGCCGATACCACGGCTCCACCACCGCCGGTCACTGGCTGGACCGCATCGTGGCGCACGGTCTGGGCACTCGCAGTCGGGTCGAGCTCACCCTGACGGACGCGGGGCTCCACGTCGTACGCCCCGGCGCGGCGGACTTCTTCGTCCCGGTGTCCGCGCTGCGCGGGGCCCGGCTCGACAAGGGCATCGCGGGCAAGGTCCTCACCGAGGGCGGGCTGCTCGTGGTGACCTGGGCACACGGCGGGACACCGATCGACTCCGGCTTCCGCTCCGACCGCGCGGCGGAGCACGCCGAGTGGGTCGACACCCTGAACCACATGATCGACACGAAGGAAACGGAAGGCGCGCGATGACGACCTCCACCCGGGGAGTCCCCAGGACTCCCGCCGTACTCGTCCTGGAGGACGGCAGGACCTTCCGCGGCCGTGCCTACGGGGCCGTGGGGTCCACCTTCGGCGAAGCCGTGTTCTCCACCGGCATGACCGGCTACCAGGAGACCCTCACCGACCCGTCCTACCACCGACAGGTCGTCGTGATGACCGCGCCGCACGTCGGCAACACGGGCGTCAACGACGAGGACGCCGAGTCCCGGCGGATCTGGGTCGCCGGCTACGTGGTGCGCGACCCCGCCCGGCTCCCCTCCAACTGGCGCTCGCGCCGTTCCTTGGACGAGGAACTGCGTGGGCAGGGTGTCGTCGGCATCTCCGGGGTCGACACCCGGGCCCTCACCCGGCACCTGCGCGAGCGGGGAGCCATGCGCGTCGGGATCTTCTCCGGCGACAGGCTGCCGGACGACGGGACGATGCTGGCCGAGGTCCGGCGGACCCCGGAGATGGTCGGTGCGGACCTCGCGGCGGAAGTGGCCACCGCGGATCCGTATGTCGTCCAGGCCAGGGGCTCCGACGGCACGGAACTGCCGATCGGCGCGGCCCGGTTCCGTGTCGCCGCGGTGGACCTCGGGATCAAGGGGATGACCCCCTGTCGGATGGCCGAACGCGGCGTCGAGGTCCACGTGCTGCCGGCGACGGCCACGCTCGACGACGTCTACGCCGTCCGACCCGACGGGGTGTTCTTCTCCAACGGCCCCGGCGACCCCGCCACGGCCGACCATCCCGTCTCCCTGATGCGGGGCGTGCTGGAACGCGGCACGCCTCTGTTCGGCATCTGCTTCGGCAACCAGATCCTGGGCCGCGCCCTCGGCTTCGGCACCTTCAAGCTCAAGTACGGACACCGGGGCATCAACCAGCCGGTGCGGGACCGCGTGACCGGCAAGGTCGAGGTCACCGCCCACAACCACGGCTTCGCCGTGGACGCGCCGCTGGACCGGGTCTGCGACACCCCCTACGGGCGCGCCGAGGTGTCCCACGTCTGCCTCAACGACGACGTGGTGGAGGGTCTCCGGTTGCTCGACCGGCCGGCGTTCAGCGTCCAGTACCACCCCGAGGCGGCGGCCGGCCCCCACGACGCCGCCTACCTGTTCGACCGCTTCGTCTCCCTGATGGAGGGCCAGCGTGCCTAAGCGCTCCGATATCCGGTCCGTCCTGGTCATCGGCTCCGGCCCGATCGTCATCGGACAGGCCGCCGAGTTCGACTACTCCGGAACCCAGGCGTGCCGGGTCCTCAAAGCGGAGGGACTCAGGGTCGTCCTGGTCAACTCCAACCCGGCGACGATCATGACCGACCCGGAGATCGCCGACGCCACCTACGTCGAGCCGATCACCCCGGAGTTCGTCGAGAAGATCATCCAGAAGGAACGCCCCGACGCGCTGCTCCCCACCCTCGGTGGTCAGACGGCGCTCAACACCGCCATCGCGCTGCACGACAGTGGGGTCCTGGACAAGCACGGCGTGGAGCTGATCGGGGCCAACGTCGAGGCGATCCACAAGGGCGAGGACCGCGACCGTTTCAAGGAGGTCGTCGAGGCGGTCCGGCGCGAGATCGGGCACGGCGAGTCCGCGCGCTCGGTCATCTGCCACTCCATGGCCGACGTCCTCGAAGGCGTGGAGACGCTCGGCGGGTACCCGGTCGTGGTCCGTCCCTCCTTCACCATGGGCGGTGCCGGCTCCGGCTTCGCCCACGACGAGGAGGAACTGCGTCGCATCGCCGGGCAGGGCCTCACGCTCTCGCCCACCAGCGAAGTGCTCCTGGAGGAGTCCATCCTCGGCTGGAAGGAGTACGAGCTGGAGCTGATGCGAGACAAGCACGACAACGTCGTGGTGGTCTGCTCCATCGAGAACTTCGATCCGATGGGCGTGCACACGGGCGACTCGATCACCGTCGCTCCGGCGATGACGCTGACCGATCGCGAATACCAGATCCTCCGCGACATCGGCATCGCGGTGATCCGCGAGGTCGGTGTGGACACCGGCGGCTGCAACATCCAGTTCGCGGTCGACCCCGCGGACGGCAGGGTCATCGTCATCGAGATGAACCCGCGGGTCTCGCGATCCTCCGCGCTCGCCTCCAAGGCGACCGGGTTCCCGATCGCGAAGATTGCCGCCAAGCTCGCCGTGGGGTACACCCTCGACGAGATCCCCAACGACATCACGGCAGAAACGCCCGCGTCCTTCGAGCCGACGCTGGACTACGTGGTAGTGAAGGCGCCGCGCTTCGCCTTCGAGAAGTTCCCGGGCGCCGACTCCACTCTCACCACCACGATGAAGTCCGTCGGTGAGGCCATGGCGATCGGGAGGAACTTCACCGAGGCGCTCCAGAAGGCGCTGCGCTCACTGGAGAAGCAGGGCAGCCAGTTCGAGTTCGTCGGCGACCCGGGTGACAGGGAGGAACTCCTCCGCGAGGCCGGACGCCCGACGGACGGTCGGATCAACACGGTGATGCGGGCCGTGCGCGCCGGGGCCTCCCGGGAGGAGGTCTTCGCCGCGACCCGCATCGACCCGTGGTTCGTCGATCAGCTGTTCCTGATCAAGGAGATCGCCGACGAGCTGACCGAGGCTCCCGAGCTGACGGCGGAGCTGCTGGGCGAGGCCAAGCGGCACGGCTTCTCCGACCATCAGATCGGCCTGATCCGGGGGTTGCCGGAAGCCGTCGTCCGCGAGGTCCGGCACGCGCTGGGGTTGCGTCCGGTCTACAAGACCGTCGACACCTGCGCGGCGGAGTTCGCGGCCCGCACGCCCTACTTCTACTCCTCCTACGACGAGGAGAGCGAGGTCGCCCCCCGGGAGAAGCCGGCCGTGGTCATCCTCGGCTCGGGGCCCAACCGCATCGGTCAGGGAATCGAGTTCGACTACTCCTGCGTCCACGCCTCCTTCGCGCTGGGCGAGGCCGGGTACGAGACCGTGATGGTCAACTGCAATCCGGAGACCGTCTCCACCGACTACGACACCTCGGACCGGCTCTACTTCGAGCCGCTCACTCTCGAGGACGTACTGGAGATCGTGCACGCCGAGGCGCAGGCCGGTCCGATCGCGGGCGTGGTCGTCCAACTCGGCGGTCAGACCCCGCTCGG contains:
- a CDS encoding aspartate carbamoyltransferase catalytic subunit translates to MQRHLISAADLTLDDAVLILDTAEEMARVADRPIKKLPTLRGRTVVNLFFEDSTRTRISFEAAEKRLSADVINFSAKGSSVSKGESLKDTARTLEAMGVDAVVIRHGASGAPYRLAESGWIDAAVINAGDGTHQHPTQSLLDAFTMRRRLIGPDVGLGRDLAGRRVTIVGDILHSRVARSNVDLLHTLGAEVTLVAPPTLLPVGVESWPCLVSYDLDAALSEADAVMMLRVQRERMNAAFFPTEREYARRYGLDAHRMARMPAHAIVMHPGPMVRGMEITAEVADSARCTVVEQVANGVSVRMAVLYLLLGGNEPAVAPARTTEEK
- a CDS encoding dihydroorotase, which codes for MSKTLIRGARVLGGDPGDVLVADGTIAAVGPDLSSDGAEVVEASGRVLLPGLVDLHTHLREPGREDSETVLTGTRAAATGGYTTVFAMANTFPVADTAGVVEQVWRLGRESGYCDVRPVGAVTVGLEGAKLAELGAMHESAAGVTVFSDDGKCVHDAVIMRRALEYVKAFDGVVAQHAQEPRLTEGAQMNEGIVSAELGLGGWPAVAEESIIARDVLLAEHVGSRVHICHLSTAGSVEIVRWAKSRGIRVTAEVTPHHLLLTDEMVRTYDPRYKVNPPLRTERDVTALREALADGTIDIVATDHAPHPREDKDCEWAAAAMGMVGLETALSVVQETMVETGLLDWAAVADRMSATPARIGGAEGQGRPVVAGEPANLTLVDPAHRGPVDPAGFASRSRNTPYEGRTLPGRVTHTWLRGKATLVDGRLT
- the carA gene encoding glutamine-hydrolyzing carbamoyl-phosphate synthase small subunit; this encodes MTTSTRGVPRTPAVLVLEDGRTFRGRAYGAVGSTFGEAVFSTGMTGYQETLTDPSYHRQVVVMTAPHVGNTGVNDEDAESRRIWVAGYVVRDPARLPSNWRSRRSLDEELRGQGVVGISGVDTRALTRHLRERGAMRVGIFSGDRLPDDGTMLAEVRRTPEMVGADLAAEVATADPYVVQARGSDGTELPIGAARFRVAAVDLGIKGMTPCRMAERGVEVHVLPATATLDDVYAVRPDGVFFSNGPGDPATADHPVSLMRGVLERGTPLFGICFGNQILGRALGFGTFKLKYGHRGINQPVRDRVTGKVEVTAHNHGFAVDAPLDRVCDTPYGRAEVSHVCLNDDVVEGLRLLDRPAFSVQYHPEAAAGPHDAAYLFDRFVSLMEGQRA
- the carB gene encoding carbamoyl-phosphate synthase large subunit, yielding MPKRSDIRSVLVIGSGPIVIGQAAEFDYSGTQACRVLKAEGLRVVLVNSNPATIMTDPEIADATYVEPITPEFVEKIIQKERPDALLPTLGGQTALNTAIALHDSGVLDKHGVELIGANVEAIHKGEDRDRFKEVVEAVRREIGHGESARSVICHSMADVLEGVETLGGYPVVVRPSFTMGGAGSGFAHDEEELRRIAGQGLTLSPTSEVLLEESILGWKEYELELMRDKHDNVVVVCSIENFDPMGVHTGDSITVAPAMTLTDREYQILRDIGIAVIREVGVDTGGCNIQFAVDPADGRVIVIEMNPRVSRSSALASKATGFPIAKIAAKLAVGYTLDEIPNDITAETPASFEPTLDYVVVKAPRFAFEKFPGADSTLTTTMKSVGEAMAIGRNFTEALQKALRSLEKQGSQFEFVGDPGDREELLREAGRPTDGRINTVMRAVRAGASREEVFAATRIDPWFVDQLFLIKEIADELTEAPELTAELLGEAKRHGFSDHQIGLIRGLPEAVVREVRHALGLRPVYKTVDTCAAEFAARTPYFYSSYDEESEVAPREKPAVVILGSGPNRIGQGIEFDYSCVHASFALGEAGYETVMVNCNPETVSTDYDTSDRLYFEPLTLEDVLEIVHAEAQAGPIAGVVVQLGGQTPLGLSQALKDNGVPIVGTPPEAIHAAEDRGAFGRVLAEAGLPAPKHGTATAFAEAKAIADEIGYPVLVRPSYVLGGRGMEIVYDETRLATYIAESTEIGPSRPVLVDRFLDDAIEIDVDALYDGHELYLGGVMEHIEEAGIHSGDSACALPPITLGGFDIKRLRASTEAIAEGVGVRGLINIQFAMAGDVLYVLEANPRASRTVPFTSKATAVPLAKAAARISLGATIAGLRAEGLLPASGDGGELPLDAPISVKEAVLPWSRFRDIQGRGVDTVLGPEMRSTGEVMGIDSVFGTAYAKSQAGAYGPLPTKGRAFISVANRDKRSMIFPARELVAHGFELLATSGTAEVLKRNGIHATVVRKQSEGTGPDGERTIVGLIHDGEVDLIVNTPYGTGGRLDGYDIRTAAVARGVPCLTTVQALAAAVQGIDALNQGDVGVRSLQEHARFLTAARD